In the genome of Paenibacillus pabuli, one region contains:
- a CDS encoding AraC family transcriptional regulator translates to MEPVRKVRPSSRFMRWPGLTKGRHKGRFYRNSLMLILLIASIPGLITGVVMYQLVVGRMENEFNQMHQSQIENRARNVDDQLAYLEMTLSHWAFEPRFGNALRTLDFVYYFNETQEVVTTLYVLQGSHPLIKSAQLYLQEPKPILFNRDYNELKDDAKIQAYDRYLTMGNHVYWTDWIASQSSGKSLPAQNALLHTDPGNALVLVHKIPGESVNPFGALIITLDNEKVASLLKTLTPYDEGSTFLMDQQGNTLVTGNPAAGKADLTFEQRLKEEVALHADNHSFLFKYEDETYSVSYGTLSRIDSDWTYVSAAPLTSVTSPVKLVSKIIVIASAGSLLLGLVLSWFASRRIYSPVARMLHLLTPGRNETTTDTRLDEFQLLEQQWNELTSQSLTAHRQLQEQLPHLRDSFVLQLVQGHLYAYNEQDLQQRMRNLGFEVDGQQFLLLQMYFTGYAQLQGRFGSQDTGLVTFAAVNIIEEVAKSYFSQISVMNFHDLSSAMLVIAPEDEPVKLQALLWGQELVEVIGQTLKMNVTVMVSRPAASPQELPGLFVEMEQAVAYRSVEDGSQILDLEDEQCFRRTEEASYPLGLEREILQAIRIGKQDEAERVLEQFMTEVTRAGSSEFQVQQMMLQLLGSIQHMMLQTGVTPYKLFGGCNMYERLSAIREPAQMKKWMIGEVLLPYVQKIEMRAQEPLKQVVERTMLFMDENYKNEISLEGCADAEQMTPYALSKAFKQVSGMNFIDYLTRVRMDAAKQLLRETTMKINDIAGAVGYQHSYFNRIFKKQEGLTPSQYRDQWQGK, encoded by the coding sequence ATGGAACCAGTTAGGAAGGTAAGACCATCCAGCAGGTTCATGCGTTGGCCAGGCTTAACCAAAGGACGACATAAAGGGCGTTTTTACCGAAATAGTCTGATGCTTATTCTGCTTATTGCCAGCATTCCCGGACTGATTACAGGTGTTGTGATGTACCAGTTGGTCGTTGGCCGGATGGAAAATGAATTTAATCAGATGCACCAAAGCCAGATTGAGAACCGGGCACGTAACGTGGACGATCAGCTGGCTTATCTGGAGATGACCTTGTCGCATTGGGCTTTTGAACCCAGGTTTGGCAATGCGCTGCGAACGCTGGATTTTGTATATTATTTCAATGAGACACAGGAGGTTGTCACCACACTTTACGTGCTGCAAGGCTCCCATCCGCTGATCAAATCTGCGCAGCTTTATTTGCAGGAACCGAAACCGATTTTGTTTAACCGGGATTATAACGAGTTGAAGGATGATGCAAAAATACAGGCCTATGATCGCTATCTGACAATGGGCAACCATGTGTATTGGACAGACTGGATTGCGAGCCAGAGCAGCGGTAAATCACTTCCCGCGCAGAATGCCTTATTGCATACCGATCCGGGCAACGCACTGGTTCTTGTACATAAGATTCCGGGGGAGAGTGTTAATCCATTTGGTGCACTGATCATTACACTGGATAATGAGAAAGTCGCCAGTTTATTGAAAACGCTTACCCCTTATGATGAAGGCTCAACGTTCCTCATGGACCAGCAGGGTAATACACTGGTTACCGGTAATCCGGCAGCAGGGAAGGCAGACCTTACTTTTGAGCAGCGTTTAAAAGAAGAAGTAGCCCTGCATGCAGACAACCATTCATTCCTGTTCAAATATGAGGACGAGACTTATTCCGTGTCCTATGGAACGCTGAGTCGGATTGATTCGGACTGGACCTATGTCTCCGCAGCTCCGCTGACATCGGTGACCTCGCCGGTGAAGCTCGTATCCAAAATCATCGTCATTGCGAGCGCAGGCAGTCTTCTCTTGGGGCTGGTGTTATCCTGGTTTGCTTCACGGAGGATATACTCCCCTGTGGCAAGGATGCTCCACTTATTGACGCCGGGCAGGAATGAAACGACAACAGACACCAGGCTGGATGAATTCCAGCTGCTGGAGCAGCAGTGGAATGAATTGACTTCGCAGAGTTTGACCGCCCATCGGCAATTACAGGAGCAGCTTCCCCATTTGCGGGACAGTTTTGTATTACAGCTGGTGCAGGGGCATCTGTATGCCTATAACGAGCAGGACCTTCAGCAGCGGATGAGGAATCTTGGATTTGAGGTGGATGGCCAGCAGTTTTTGTTGCTCCAGATGTATTTTACGGGCTATGCCCAGTTACAGGGTCGATTTGGGAGCCAGGATACGGGGCTGGTTACCTTTGCAGCAGTTAATATCATTGAAGAAGTTGCCAAAAGTTATTTCAGTCAAATTAGTGTAATGAACTTTCACGACCTGTCTTCAGCCATGCTGGTGATTGCTCCGGAAGACGAACCTGTAAAGTTGCAAGCGTTGTTATGGGGACAGGAGCTGGTGGAGGTCATTGGTCAGACTCTGAAAATGAATGTGACGGTGATGGTAAGCCGCCCTGCCGCTTCTCCGCAGGAATTGCCGGGATTATTCGTGGAGATGGAGCAGGCAGTTGCTTATCGCAGCGTGGAAGACGGAAGCCAGATTCTCGATCTGGAGGATGAGCAATGTTTCCGCAGAACGGAAGAAGCCTCGTATCCACTGGGGCTGGAACGTGAGATCCTTCAGGCAATCAGAATTGGGAAGCAGGATGAGGCTGAGCGAGTTCTGGAGCAATTCATGACCGAGGTTACCCGGGCAGGGAGCAGCGAATTCCAGGTGCAGCAGATGATGCTTCAATTGCTGGGCAGTATTCAGCATATGATGCTGCAAACTGGAGTAACGCCATACAAGCTGTTTGGTGGCTGCAACATGTATGAGCGCTTGTCCGCGATTCGTGAACCTGCACAAATGAAGAAATGGATGATTGGAGAAGTATTGCTGCCATATGTGCAGAAGATCGAGATGCGAGCCCAAGAGCCACTGAAGCAGGTCGTGGAACGGACGATGTTGTTTATGGATGAGAATTATAAAAATGAAATTTCCCTGGAAGGCTGTGCAGATGCGGAGCAGATGACACCTTATGCATTAAGCAAAGCATTCAAACAAGTATCCGGAATGAATTTCATTGATTATTTAACACGGGTACGAATGGATGCGGCGAAGCAATTGCTGCGTGAGACCACGATGAAAATCAATGATATCGCAGGTGCTGTTGGATACCAGCACAGTTACTTTAATCGGATTTTCAAGAAACAGGAAGGCTTGACGCCGAGCCAGTACCGTGATCAATGGCAAGGCAAATAA
- a CDS encoding carbohydrate ABC transporter permease — MNSRLYNSPAGKVFDIFNYVMLGILGILTVLPFLYIIGNSFATEAEITERSFFLIPKVFSFSAYEYIFSSSTIFRSIGVSIFVTVAGTLVNLFFTLTMAYPLSRSDFWGRNVMMNMVIFSMLFGGGMIPTYLVIRGLGLLDSYWALMLPGAISAFNLIVVKNFFQQMPPGLEEAARIDGCSDLGVLWRIVLPLSKPVIATFALFYAVGHWNNFFSALLYISDSDKWPLQVMLRQIVLLSQASVGDMANMDPNFVQPPEQSIKMAVIVVGTIPILLVYPFLQKHFAKGVMLGSIKG, encoded by the coding sequence ATGAACAGCCGTCTATACAACAGCCCTGCCGGCAAGGTATTTGATATCTTCAATTACGTCATGCTGGGGATTCTGGGCATATTAACCGTCCTTCCTTTCCTGTATATTATAGGAAATTCATTTGCGACCGAAGCCGAGATTACCGAACGCAGTTTTTTCCTTATTCCGAAGGTGTTTTCGTTCAGTGCGTATGAGTATATTTTTTCTTCGTCCACCATCTTCCGCAGCATAGGGGTTTCCATATTTGTTACGGTTGCAGGGACATTGGTCAATCTCTTCTTCACGCTGACGATGGCTTACCCGCTCTCCCGGAGTGATTTCTGGGGACGGAATGTCATGATGAACATGGTGATTTTCTCCATGCTGTTCGGTGGAGGGATGATCCCGACCTATCTCGTCATTCGTGGACTTGGACTTCTGGATTCCTATTGGGCCCTCATGCTTCCTGGCGCGATTAGCGCTTTTAACTTAATTGTTGTCAAAAACTTTTTTCAGCAGATGCCGCCAGGGCTGGAGGAAGCGGCCCGCATCGACGGCTGTTCGGATCTGGGGGTACTGTGGCGCATTGTTCTGCCATTATCCAAACCGGTAATTGCCACATTTGCGTTATTCTACGCCGTAGGGCACTGGAACAACTTTTTCTCCGCACTCCTGTACATTTCGGACAGTGACAAATGGCCTTTGCAAGTCATGCTCAGACAGATCGTTTTGCTCTCGCAGGCCAGTGTCGGAGATATGGCGAACATGGACCCCAATTTTGTGCAGCCACCGGAGCAGTCCATTAAGATGGCGGTTATTGTCGTCGGCACCATTCCGATTTTGCTGGTGTATCCGTTTTTGCAGAAGCATTTTGCCAAAGGTGTCATGTTAGGTTCAATCAAAGGCTAA
- a CDS encoding ABC transporter permease produces MAAMPMKRESNWKRQIKRNKWLYVLVLPGFLYFVIFKYLPMWGIVIAFQDYQPFLGIRDSQWVGMENFTNFFSNPDFFRLLRNTLVLALYDLIFFFPAPIIIALLLNEIRVAFFKRTIQTLVYVPHFVSMVIIASITYVFLTPQGGVLYDLISWITGKPIDVLASPGSFRPLIIVQMMWKEMGWGTIIFLAALAGVDTEQYEASIVDGAGRLRRMWHITLPAIRTTIVILLILRLGNFLDTGFEQIYLMTNSLNRDVADVFDTYVYTVGITQGAFSYSTAVGLFKSVVGIILVLGSNKLAKKFGHPGIY; encoded by the coding sequence ATGGCCGCAATGCCAATGAAGCGGGAGTCCAACTGGAAGAGGCAGATTAAACGAAATAAATGGCTGTACGTGCTTGTGCTTCCCGGATTTTTGTACTTTGTCATTTTTAAATACTTGCCCATGTGGGGGATCGTTATTGCCTTCCAGGACTATCAGCCTTTTCTGGGCATTCGCGACAGTCAATGGGTGGGCATGGAGAACTTTACGAATTTCTTCTCTAACCCGGACTTCTTCCGATTGCTGAGGAATACGCTCGTTCTTGCCCTGTATGATCTGATATTCTTTTTTCCGGCACCGATTATTATCGCTTTATTACTCAATGAAATCCGGGTCGCTTTTTTCAAAAGAACCATTCAGACACTGGTTTACGTACCTCACTTTGTATCCATGGTCATAATCGCAAGTATTACTTATGTATTCCTGACTCCGCAAGGTGGGGTTTTATACGACCTGATCTCCTGGATCACTGGCAAACCGATCGATGTATTGGCGAGTCCGGGGTCATTCCGTCCACTCATTATTGTTCAGATGATGTGGAAGGAGATGGGCTGGGGAACGATCATCTTCCTGGCGGCACTGGCAGGTGTGGATACAGAGCAGTATGAAGCTTCGATTGTGGATGGTGCAGGTCGATTACGACGTATGTGGCATATCACGCTCCCGGCCATTCGCACAACCATTGTCATTTTGCTTATTCTCCGGTTGGGAAATTTCCTTGATACCGGATTCGAACAGATTTATCTGATGACCAACTCGTTGAATCGTGATGTGGCAGACGTATTTGATACGTATGTGTACACCGTCGGGATCACGCAAGGTGCATTCAGTTACAGTACAGCGGTTGGGCTATTTAAGTCTGTGGTCGGAATCATTCTGGTGCTGGGCAGCAACAAACTGGCCAAGAAATTCGGGCATCCCGGTATTTATTAA
- a CDS encoding extracellular solute-binding protein yields MGQKTGLKKGALLLSASLVLSTVLGACSTDKAGSGSGATAGSGSTDQITIMLPNFEAENPPDNSPVIQKLEELTKMDVNLQWVPSSSYEDKFNITLASGKLPDVMVVLGKSPSFINAARTGAFWELGPYLKDYPNLSQMNEIITNNASIDGKTYGIYRARALGRNGVTIRKDWLEKLGLEEPKTIDEFYNVLKAFTKDDPDGNGKDDTYGLVASKFTGPWDNMQIWFGAPNKWGDDGNGGLMPAHETPEYMEALKFFRQIYSEGLVNKDFAVMDATKLPDPFVNGQAGVMVDVADNAQRMDQKILEKDPSATGHVDVLQAMEGPKGLRDMPTSGYSGMIAISKSSVKTEEDLKKVLGFLDQLNEPELQALLGNGLEGKQYEKKEDYVIPTTDKLALRDVQGLNQILMFIPEDKTLRVQQTPVREKVAQVQKANEEIVIANPGEPLISDVYAQKGPQLDNIINDARIKFIVGQIDEKGFQDAVALWKSSGGDDYVKEVNELYAALK; encoded by the coding sequence ATGGGACAAAAAACGGGATTAAAAAAAGGCGCATTGCTGCTCTCTGCATCATTAGTACTGAGTACGGTTCTGGGAGCTTGCTCGACGGACAAAGCGGGTTCCGGTTCGGGAGCAACTGCGGGAAGTGGAAGTACCGATCAGATTACGATCATGCTTCCGAACTTTGAAGCGGAGAATCCACCGGATAACAGCCCTGTGATTCAGAAACTTGAGGAACTGACCAAGATGGATGTGAATCTGCAATGGGTACCAAGCAGTTCCTATGAAGACAAGTTCAATATTACACTGGCTTCGGGCAAGCTGCCCGATGTTATGGTTGTGCTTGGCAAATCCCCAAGTTTCATTAATGCAGCTCGTACCGGAGCATTCTGGGAGCTTGGACCTTATCTGAAAGATTATCCGAACCTGAGCCAGATGAATGAAATTATTACCAACAATGCTTCCATCGATGGTAAAACTTATGGCATCTACCGCGCACGTGCCCTTGGGCGCAACGGTGTCACGATTCGCAAGGATTGGCTGGAGAAGCTTGGTCTGGAAGAGCCAAAGACCATTGACGAATTTTACAACGTGTTGAAAGCGTTCACGAAGGATGATCCGGACGGCAATGGTAAAGACGACACTTACGGTCTGGTGGCGAGCAAATTCACGGGTCCTTGGGATAACATGCAGATTTGGTTCGGTGCACCTAACAAGTGGGGCGATGATGGTAACGGAGGTTTGATGCCGGCACATGAGACGCCAGAATATATGGAAGCTCTGAAATTTTTCCGCCAAATCTATAGCGAAGGTCTGGTCAACAAGGACTTTGCCGTGATGGATGCAACGAAACTGCCTGATCCTTTTGTAAACGGGCAAGCGGGTGTGATGGTCGATGTAGCAGATAACGCACAGCGCATGGATCAGAAAATACTGGAGAAAGACCCGTCAGCAACCGGACATGTAGATGTACTTCAAGCGATGGAAGGACCAAAGGGGTTGCGTGACATGCCAACCTCCGGTTATTCGGGCATGATTGCTATTTCCAAAAGCAGTGTCAAAACGGAAGAAGATTTGAAAAAGGTACTGGGTTTCCTGGATCAGTTAAATGAACCCGAGTTGCAGGCGCTGCTTGGGAATGGGCTGGAAGGCAAGCAGTATGAGAAGAAAGAGGATTATGTCATTCCGACGACTGACAAACTGGCACTGCGTGATGTACAGGGACTGAACCAGATTCTAATGTTTATTCCAGAGGACAAAACGCTGCGCGTGCAGCAGACACCTGTTCGTGAAAAGGTTGCTCAGGTGCAGAAAGCGAATGAGGAGATCGTTATCGCAAATCCCGGTGAACCTTTAATCTCCGATGTATATGCCCAGAAAGGGCCGCAGCTGGATAACATCATTAATGATGCACGCATCAAATTCATCGTGGGTCAAATTGATGAAAAAGGCTTCCAGGATGCCGTTGCGCTGTGGAAAAGCAGTGGTGGGGATGATTACGTCAAAGAAGTGAATGAGCTGTACGCTGCACTGAAGTAG